TCACGCTAGTCACAGAAAACAtccagccattttccaaagaaggagaggtgtcagaaatagcgttataataatcactgacctttgatgatcttgatcggaatgcactcccaggaatcccagttccacaataaatgtttgtttaataaagtccatcatttatgtccaaatacctcctttttgttcgcacgtttagacCAGTAATCCAATGCATAATGCCGCGATTCACTTGttcagacgaaatgtcaaaaaacgttctattacagtttgtagaaacatgtcaaacgatgtatagaatcaatctttaggatttttttaacataaatcttcaataatgtttcaaccggagaattcctttgtctttagaaatgcaatggatcgcagctacctctcacggcgcacgcgagactgagctcatggccagacctctggttgaaacagctctcattctctcctcctcacagtagaagcctcaaacaaggttctaaagactgttgacatctagtgaagccttaggaagtgcaatatgaccccatagacactgtatatttgataggcaatgacttggaaaaacacaaacctcagatttcccacttcctggttggatttttttctcaggttttgcctgccatatgagttctgttatactcagacatcattcaaacaattttagaaacttcagggtgttttctatccaactctactaattatatgcatattctagttttgggcctgagagcaggcagtttactctgggcacctttttatccaagctactcaatactgccccccagtcccaaagaagttaatctattttgttatttaaattgatggcagcaaaatgtgaaaggaaagggggatacctagtcagttgtacaactgaatgcattcaactgaaatgtgttctCCGCATTTAAccgacccctctgaatcagagaggtgcaagaCTTTGCAAGAGGTGTGTATACTTTCACCAGGCACTGCTTATTGTGTTCATCCTCTGTTGTGTTTTCCTGTGGCTCTAGTAAAAAAGGAGACGGGCTTCTGCTGCAGTGATGGAACAGCCAGGCCGTGATCCAAAGAGAGACAAAGCACCACTGCCCAAGTGGAGAGCAGTAGAAGTCTAGAGGAGAGCTCTAACAACCAGATATAGATACTCCGGCAGAGCAGAGCAACCAGAACCAGGATTCCTCTTTACACTCAAATACATCAAGTGGTCAGGGGAGCCAGAACTTGGAGGATCTTGATACTGAAGGTGAGAAAGTTCAATGTTTCACCCCAAAAAATGGTACCATCTAATTCCCTGATTCTGTCTTATTGCAGGTCTTGACATTATTACTTGTCCTCTTTCCAGGacaagttaaaaaaaatgttggacACAAAAAATATAGATTGCAGTTTTCCAAATGGATAAGTAAAAAAAATCCAACTTCACAATCTCAAGGATTTCTACGATCAGCgaggccaaatcaaatcaaatgtatttatatagccctttgtacatcagctgatatctcaaagtgctgtacagaaacccagcctaaaacccaaacaacaagcaatgcaggtgtagaagcacggtggctaggaaaaactccctagaaaggccaaaacataggaaaaaaacctagagaggaaccaggctatgagggtggcagtcctctcttctggctgtgccgggtggagattataaacagaacatggccaagatgttcaaatgttcataaatgaccagcatggtcaaataataataatcacagtagttgtcgagggtgcagcaagtcagcacctcaggagtaaatgtcagttggcttttcatagccgatcattacatatttcatagccaatcattccaTCACTGgaataatatttaaataaatgtttaatgtagcctaaataaagaaatatcctaCATGACAAATGTGTGATATGCATAATGGCTACAGCCTCATGTCCCCAAACCAGtgatgcacaaaacattaagaacaccttcctagtattgatACACGATtgaatggatttaacaagtgacatcaataagggatcaaaagctttcacctggtcagtctgtcatgaaaagagcaggtgttcttaatgttttgtacactgtgtatatccATAGTTTTTGTCCAATTTGCTCCAGCTCAGTTCATTTGTtaggaatcattgatggacagcaatatttgaaactgtctctgattttcaagcaatttaagtcaggactgagactgagAACACtcaaagccattctggtgtgtcctTGGCAATATATTTAGTTTAATTCTAAACCTGGGATAGTTTTTagttttcagaagactgagggTGGGGTTTCCTCTTAATGTTTTACCTGGGCTTTGTTCCTTTCATATTCTTCTgacctgacaaactccccagtccctgctggtgacaagcatacccataactgcTGCCACACAATACTTGAAATCAGAGGTTTTACTCTGGGTTCAATCCNNNNNNNNNNNNNNNNNNNNNNNNNNNNNNNNNNNNNNNNNNNNNNNNNNNNNNNNNNNNNNNNNNNNNNNNNNNNNNNNNNNNNNNNNNNNNNNNNNNNNNNNNNNNNNNNNNNNNNNNNNNNNNNNNNNNNNNNNNNNNNNNNNNNNNNNNNNNNNNNNNNNNNNNNNNNNNNNNNNNNNNNNNNNNNNNNNNNNNNNNNNNNNNNNNNNNNNNNNNNNNNNNNNNNNNNNNNNNNNNNNNNNNNNNNNNNNNNNNNNNNNNNNNNNNNNNNNNNNNNNNNNNNNNNNNNNNNNNNNNNNNNNNNNNNNNNNNNNNNNNNNNNNNNNNNNNNNNNNTTAAactgtctctgattttcaagcaatTTTAAGTCAGACTGAGACTGGAACACtcaaagccattctggtgtgtcctTGCAATATATAGTTTTTATTCTAAACCTGGGATAGTTTTagttttcagaagactgagggTGGGTTCCTCTTAATGTTTTACCTGGGCTTTGTtcctttcatatttcttctgatcctgacaaactccccagtccctgctggtgacaagcatacccataactgcTGCCagcacaatacttgaaaatacagagggttttactctgggtcaaatccaatacaacaatcTCGTTTTTAATTTAGGTCAAAAAGTGAATGTCTTTGCCGTGTTGTcttgtcttgttgcaaacagaatggatgATTTGGAGTGAATTTTGTTTCaccttgaaaatgtggagtaggttgtgtagatcggtaggaaaaacatgtaatttaatacatttttattatttaaattgatggcagcaaaatgtgaaagagaaagggagatacctagtcagttgtacaactgaaatgtgtcttctgcatttaacccgacccctctgaatcagagaggtgcaagaCTTTGCAAGAGGTGTGTATACTTTCACCAGGCACTGCTTATTGTGTTCATCCTCTGTTTGTGTTTCCTGTGGCTCTAGTAAAAAAGGAGACGGGGCCTTCTGCTGCAGTGATGGAACAGCCAGGCCGTGATCCAGAGGAGAACAGCACCACTGCCCAAGTGGAGAGCAGTGAGAGAGSCTCTACAGAGRAAGATRAGGATGGAGCTGTAGAGCCCCAGATCCCACCCCTCATCACAGAGCAGAGGGTTACTAAAGAACGTGGAGAACCATTCTGTAAGACTGCCACTTCCTCTCTGTTTTCATTGGTTAGTAGACTACACTAGGTAGTCTCGGACTGATTTGATGTGGCACTTGCAATTCAAGGAAATAGGCTATAGTATTTTTTGAATGTTTATTCTCCCTCAGGACTAATTCTAAACCATGGAAATCAGAACCACAAATAACTGAAGCCTGTTTCTGCTTTTTCTACAGGTTATGCGTCATTGTCGATGCTTGTTGGGGTTCTAGTGTTGCTGCTGGCTGTGGTGGTGAGGTTGTTCTACCCTGTGTCTCTCACTAAGAACCCAGCGATGAACCAAACAGAGACCTTCCACAGAGAGATGAAGACGGTGGAGGCCCTGTTCCCCGGGCAGCGCTCTGAGCtgtggaggaggagcaggatcCACCTGGAGAGGCACCTCCAGACGGCCCGGCCCACGGAGCCAGTCAGCCTGATGCTGACAGCAGGCCGCAGGGGGGAGAAGACGCTGCACTGCCTTGCCCTGCGTCTGGCCTCCGCCTTCTCCTCTGCCCTCAACGCCTcctccatccacatcgacggggccagCATGGCTGGCCAGGACAGCGACCAGGTCAAGCTGGACATCGACACCCAGCTGGGGCGAGCCTTCGAGGGAAACAATTCCGTAGCCGTCATCCACCGCTTTGAGGAGCTGCCCCCGGGTTCCACRATCATATTCTACCGCTACTGTGACCACGAGAATGCAGCCTACAAGGAGGCCTTGCTCATCTTCACCGTGCTGCTGGGGGGTGAGGAGGAGCTGCCGGCCAGCCTGGGACTGAGTGCCGTGGAGGAGATGGTGGATGACCACCTGCAGGACAAGTTCCTTTCCTCTGACCAGCCGGCCGCCTTTGACTTGATGGACTTGGACAAGTTCAGTGGTCTGTGGAGCCGCATCTCTCACCTGGTCCTGCCAGTGGcagcagaggagaggatagagcaggGGGACTGTGTGTAAAACCTCCCTGTCTATTTTTACTGTTTCACCTTctactagcctggttccagatcagtttgtgctgttttgTTTTGGTAATCATAATTCCATAGGGAGTTGACCAGAGAGCAGgaagactggcacccaggctaatcTTCTGATACTCCAATCACTGAACTATCTGACACTTCTGTCCTCACATCCTTCATAACATtgctattattatcatcatcagtTGTGATGTTKTAATGATGGTCACAGCACACAGGGACATGAATAGCAATGGTTGACCACTTGCCACTTTATAAGTTTATAAGTCTACTACAAAAGGCGGAGCCAAGAAAGAAAAATACACCGAGAGAGACATTGCAGTAATGTAGTAATTAGTGATCTGGAAGACACTGCAGGGTGTGTATTGTATGTACAGCATGTATGAGATTGGGTTAATGAGGGATATGTGATTATTATGAGTCTGTTTACTCTCATATTTTAATTATCCTATATATGTCTATTGAAGAGCAGCcttctggagtgtgtgtgtgtgtttgtgtgttgatgttgtaACCAGGGGTTTACCTTGTCAGGATTACCCAGATTGCCTCACCTGTCAAGGACTTTGACGAGGACAAAGatatcaaataaaacaatgtGCCTTAAATGGAAATAATTAATATGGGGAATGTGTGTATTCTGTTCTTAGTAGAATGAGTGTATATTTCRTGGGCTGGCTCGTTCTCCAGAAATATAGAAATGGCTAAATGACAGGTGCAAAGTCGTTTTTGGTCTGCCTCGCGAAGTACCACCAGAGGGCACCAAAGACCAYATTGCATGGCTGTAGCTTGGTTCATTCTCTTCTGTCTAGGAAAGTTGCTTCATAAACTATTTAAAGATAAACTACTAACAAAATGTATGTGGCGGATAATATCATGATTCAAACATTTTAAATGGACACTCGTATTCATTCTTATATTTCCAACATGGTTATCCTTTATGTATTACCGTGTGCGCCACTTGGCATTTCCCCTTTGCAGCAGTTAAACTCCTCCTTGCCCCCGTTCTTTCaggtcctctcctttctctcgtcCGTCCTAGGACTCCAGCGCACTGAGCCCAGTCCCCCTCATCCCCCCGCAGTCACTCCCAGCAgatgcacttacacacacacaggaccacaAAACACTTGCTTTTCACTCACCAAGCAGGRAAAGGCGATTTGCTGATGAAATAGAAAGATGCAATTCATCTGGGATCAAATGAAAATACAATCTCAAATTTAGAGTGATAGGCAGTTTTTTTTATGCWGTTTTTTTCTTCTGGGCCTTAGCCTACATGATGTGTAAAAGGGCTTTCCTGTGCGTAATTTGGTGCGCGTTTTTCGCGTTGTGTTCAGCTGCYCCAAAGGAGTGCGCGGGCACGGCCAYACCTGCGGACACTAATYCTGGGATTAAACCCGAACATAAAGAGGACCTTGGAGATCAGAATGACACGCTACAGGAAGAGATGGACACGCATCATAACATTCTGACCCAGGTAggtccatggtgacatcacctaGCCTATCATCAACTGGAAGAGTTATTCATGTCAACAGATCTATTTGCATTAGTCAATGTTGATTCagtattttaaaatgaataataTTTGGTGGTGCTGAAACCATGCCTATACTGAACGCATGCTTTAGtgaaatttgtaagtcgctctggataagagagtctgctaaatgacttaaatgtaaaagatGCCTATACTGAAAACATGCCAATATTGAAAGCATTCCTATACTGAAAAGTCCTATACTGAAAGCATGCCTATACTGAACATATGGTCAAGATGTATCAAGTAAAATGTGTTCTGATTATACGTGGTGGAAAATGCGTCCGTCCTCTTCTCTTTGTAGCTGCTGGGtgattatgacaaagtgaaagcccTCTCGGAAGGCTCTGACGTCGCTGTAAATTGTTTGTCAGACCCTGAGCAGGAGCGCCTGCCGGCGGATAGAGAGAGGGCAGCGGTACGCGGCAGGACTACTACACCGTAGAGACTTCACCTCGGGCCAGAGTGCAAGTGCGCCTGCATCGCTCCTCCGTCGGCGCTCAATCCTGCGGGGGGACTTCAGGTTGAAGCAGCTACGGGAAGCTGGGAAGGACAACATCAAGGTGATAGCCTGGATCCACtccatcatctttcaaatgatggctctgtctgtgtcctcctcATCAATGTCAAGTTTGGACTAGGGGCTATCAGTGTCACTGCAGCTTCTGTCTTCTGACACCTTTTAGGATTCATTTGAGGATTTGGATGTTCAATTTTGAATTTTATACTCATGGATGGGCTAGAGTTTTATGGCAATGTCTGTGCTGAGAGAGTAATCCCTACAGATGGGCTGTGGGAAATAGTTTGATTATGGCAATGTCTGTGCTGAGAGAGTAATCCCTACAGATGGGCTGTGGGAAAGAGTTTGATTATGGCAatgtctgtgctgtgctgtgctcagAATGAGAGCAACACTGTCTGATGGAAATTACTTCATCCGTTCTAGCTCTCCTTGATTACTGAATTGCTGGAGGGATCCTTCTATGGCCTGGATCTCCTGAAGCTCCACTCCGTCACCACTAAGCTCCTGGACCGTGTGGAAAACATTGAAAAGGTAAGTCCTCCATCACCGAGGAAGACAACCCTATCTCACCTTGTAAAGAGTAGACTATATACATCATTGGGCTGACGTRCACATACAGTACTTGGACAAAGGGAGTGAAGTGAATCTGAGATGTGGTGAGCACAGCAGTACGCCCACACACTGAATGAAAACAGAACTCCATATGAAACAGTAAATAGACTgggtgtatactgtatgttgtagATTAGGACAACCAGACGGGCCAGCTGAATGGAAGGAAACCAATCACTTAGAATAGAACGGGTCTCCCAGGAGCCATTACTCTGCTTTATTAGTGGTTCTGATGCATGCCACAGGCGACTGGCCTTTATGGACCTGGAAGCTGTGTCCAACACACTCCATTTAAATGATGGAAATTAGAAATGAATTATGCCTGAAGCATAACTTTTCTTAatagagactcatatctccctcactagctttaagcaccggctgtcagagcagctcacagatcactgcacctgtacatagctcatctgtaaatagcccatccaactacctcatcccaatactgtatttattttgctcctttgcaccccagtatctcaactttaacattcatcctctgcacttcctaccattccagtgtttaattgctatattRTAATTACTTYgccaccatggcctatttattgccttacctctcttatcctacctcatttgcacacactgtatatagatttttctactgtattattgattgtatgtttgtttattccatgtgtaactctgtgttgttgtttgtgtcacactgctttgctttattcttggccaggccgcagttgtaaatgagaacgtgttctcaactaggccaactggttaaataaaggtKAAATAAAAAAAWtaataaaataaaaatagtgagtTACATACATTTTATGTCTTGAAAAACACCCTTCTTTGGTCAAGGTCCCCTTTTCCCAGAAAACATCCTCACTTACTGAATGCCTGATAGTTATTTAAATGTAGCTGCTTGTGATTGAGATACAGTCTATTATAAAGTACTGACAAACATTGTCATCATTATTTTACCATAAGAAAACATCCTATATGTGTCCAACTAGAACCAAGCAGTCTCTCAGAACCACAGCCAGGATGAGGCTGGTCCAGGCCAAGAGAAGAGACCCTCTATCCAGCCACAGCAGGTGAAGGAGACACCACCCCCCTCGCTCCCCCTGAGGCAGGAGAAGAAGAGACTGAGTGATGTGGCTACAGCCGATCAGAATAAMGAGGTGGGTAGGATCTGGGAGTCATCAGGTTTGGTAGCACTGCAGCACCAATGCTCTCGAGTggctttacaacaacaaaaaacacattgaGATCCCATTGTATCAACGTCGATTACTTTCttcatgccagcagcataccaccctgcatcccaccactggcttgcctctgaagctaagcagggtcggtccctgaatgggagaccaaatgctgctggaagtggtgttggagagcCAATAGGAGaaactctttcctctggtctaaaaaaatatcccaattcctcagggcagtgatcggggtcaatgtaaatagtccaggtggctatttgattaattgttcagcagtcttatggtttgggggtagaagctgttaaggagtcttttggacctagacttggcgctccggtaccatttgccRtgtggtagcagagagaacagtctatgacttgggtgactggagtctgtgaCAATTTCTATGGCCTCCCTCTGACaccgactggtatagaggtcctggttggcaggaagcttggccccagtgatgtactgggcagtacgcactaccctctatagcgacttacggtcggatgcagagcagttgtcgtaccaggcggtgttgtaaccggtcaggatgctctcgatggtgcagctgtagaaccttttgaggatctggggacccatgccaagtcttctgagggggaaaaggtgctgtggtgccctcttcacgactgtcttggtgtgtttggaccatgatagtttgttggtgatgtggacaccaaggaacttgaaactctcaacccgctccactacagccccgtcgatgttaatgggggtgtgtacggccctccttttcctgtagtccacRATCAGCTCTgatgtcttgctcatgttgagggagaggttgttgtcctggcaccacatggccaggtctctgacctcctccctataggctgtctcatcgttgtcagtgatcagacaGGAGGGCAAACCACAAAACACTTGATTAGTTCAACTCATTTCCAAGCAGCGACCATAAGGCGATTCTGCTGATTGATTGGCAAATATAGAGGAAGATGGGGCAGGTTCATCCTCGGGATCAATGAAAAACAATCTCAAATTTAGAGTGTAGAGGCAAGTCTTTCTATCATTTAATAGGTTCGTTATAATCTTATCTCCCTGGTTGGCCATCTATGCCGATGACTCTAGACACGATGTGTAAAAGTTGTGCTTATCCCTGTGCGAATGGTGCTGCGTATTTTCGCGTTGTGTATCCAGCAATCTGCAAAGGCTAgttgcgctgggcagacggccacGCCTTGCGGATCACTAAATCACGGTTGGTACTTCAAGATCACGTAAAATAAAGAGGAACTTGGAGAATCAGATGACGACTCTTACAGGAACGAGATGGACACGCATCACATAGCACCCTGACACAGGTATTGGTCCATGGTAGCAATTCATAGCGCTATCCATACAATCTGGACGAGTGGTATTAGTGTCAACAGACTCTATTTTGCTTAGTCACAAGGGATGTTGATCTTCTTAagtttattttaaaatgaataataTACTGGTAGGCGCTGTCAATTCCATGCACTATAGACCTGAACGCATCCAATGACCGATATAATGTAGACTGAAAGACTTGCTACTCAGCTTGAAACCAGATGCTATACAACTGTTGAACGCATGCCAATATATGGACTAGAACATCCGTATTTACCTTGACAAAAGTCCTTTCGTATACTGACCCAATAGGTCAAGATGCATTTGTAGCAGTAAAATGTGTTTCTGATTGATAAAATGGCGTGGTACGCCGAAATGCGTCCGTCCTCTTCTCTTTGTAGCTGCTGGGTGATTATGAAAAGTGAAATCCCTCTCGGCAGGCTCTGACTGTCGCTGTAAAATGTGTTGTCAGACCCTGAGCAGGCGCCTGCCGGCGGATAGAAGAGGGCAGCGGCAGGCGCAGGACACTACAGGGGCGCAAAGTCTAGGAGATCCCTTTAAAACACCGGGACTTTGAAGCACCTATCACTCGGGAGAGTGCAAGTGTGGCCTGCTCGCTCCTCCGTCGGCGGTCCACATACCCATGAGAGGGAGGGACTTAGGTTGAGAGGACAGCTATCGGGAACAGCACTTGAGAGTACAGAACATCAACAAAGAGTAAGATCAGCCCCTGGATACCACTCCATGCTCGGAGCTCTTTCAATATACAATTGTATTGTGGACTTGTCTGGGGTCCTCCTCATCATGTCCAAGTCTGATGCCGGCTATCAGTGTCGACTCTACTGGCCTGGGATGGGGGATATTTTGCTTGTCTAGGGACCATGTGACTTGTCTAAACGAGTTTTTTAGTGACTTCATTTGAGGATTTGGATAGTTCAACGGGCTTATTTTGGGGCTTCTTCTTGAAATTATTATCCACTCATGGAACTGGGCTAATAAGAGCAGATTCTATATCGGCAATAGGTCTGCATGGTCTGTAGGTATGAGTAATTCTCCTCCAGACGGGCTGTGGAAATAGTTTGATTTGGCAaatgttgtgctgtgctgtgctccaGCACACGATAGTACAGCAGCAGACCCTGTCTGCATACCGGAAATGACGGGTTCCTCATCGCTTATTCAGGAGCGCCGTCTCCAACTTGCGTGGTGCCAGATATTACTATGCAGGGGTTGGGAATGATTCTGCTGTGAGGGATGCGCTATGAAATCACGTTAGTTATTGGGCCTGCGATCTCCTGAAGCTCCAATCCGTCCAGTCTGATAACATTCTCGGAAGACTCTCATGGAGGGCTTGTTGTTGTTTGGGATAAACATATAGGCACACCAGGTAGTTCGCAGGGTACGCGCATCACATTGTGGGGATGGAAGAAAACCCTAGCAGTTGCTTACCTCAACCTGTATTGATTCCACAGCTTCCTACCAACCTTCGTAAGAGTAGACCTACATATACATCAATTGGGCTGACGTACACATACAGTACTTGGACAAGGGAGTGAAAGTGAATCTGAGAATGTGGTGAGCAAGGCAGTACGCCCCAACACACTGGGTATATTTGTTAAACAGTAACTCCATATGAAACAGTAAATAGACTCTGggtgtaatactgtatgtttgcttAGATTAGGACAACAGACGGGCCGCTGAATGGAGGACACCAATCAACTTAGAATAGAAACGGGTCTCCCAGCGAGCCATTACTTCTGCTCCTTAATACTGGTTCTGATGCAATGCCACAGGCGACTGGCTTTGGGTATCGGACCTTTGGAAGCTGTGTCACACACTCCACTATTAAACATGGGGGAAATTAGAAATGAATTATGCCTGAAGCTAACTTTTCTTAATAGAGACTcctatctcctcactagctttaagcactcGGCTGTCAGAGCAAGGGTTACGCTCCACAGTCACACATTCAGTCCCTGTACTATAGCTTCACTAGTCTCCTGTAATAAGCTCTTCTCCTGGCCTCACGGCGGGCGATGCGCCAAGGGGGCTAGGGTGGTGTTACCTACTTCACTCATCTTGCTGTGGCTGGAAGCAGGGTCTCTTTCTTTGGCTGGGACACAGCCTATCCTGGCTGTGGTTCTGAGAATGCTGGTTTATTCCCACACTATATGGAGATTTCttaattgtaaaatatactgatGATGTAGTATTAATATTTAGCTCTGTTTTGTCAGCCTAACTTTATAATAGACTGTATCAATCCAAGCAGCTACATTTAATACTATCAGGCATTCAGTAGGTGAGGCTGTTTTCTCTCTGGGAAAAGGGGAACCCTTGAAAACCACAGTATCCG
This window of the Salvelinus sp. IW2-2015 linkage group LG16, ASM291031v2, whole genome shotgun sequence genome carries:
- the LOC111975742 gene encoding torsin-1A-interacting protein 2; translated protein: MEQPGRDPEENSTTAQVESSERXSTEXDXDGAVEPQIPPLITEQRVTKERGEPFCYASLSMLVGVLVLLLAVVVRLFYPVSLTKNPAMNQTETFHREMKTVEALFPGQRSELWRRSRIHLERHLQTARPTEPVSLMLTAGRRGEKTLHCLALRLASAFSSALNASSIHIDGASMAGQDSDQVKLDIDTQLGRAFEGNNSVAVIHRFEELPPGSTIIFYRYCDHENAAYKEALLIFTVLLGGEEELPASLGLSAVEEMVDDHLQDKFLSSDQPAAFDLMDLDKFSGLWSRISHLVLPVAAEERIEQGDCV